GACTTTCAGAAGAAATACCAGAACTCAGACGAGGAGAGAAAAGACCTGCTTGCTGCGTATGAGACGCACGAGGGCAACATGGATGCCATCTACGATACTGTGATGTTGTCTAATGTTCTAGACGACGATGAACGGTTCCGGGGTATAATTGACCAGGCCATTGCGGATGAGGAAGTGACGGACTTTCAGCAATATTCCAAAGAAtccgagaagaagaaacaGCAGCGTGTGAAGAAGGCGCAGAGAGAGGCGCGGGAGGCGGAGAAGCTAGGCAAGGAGATTGAggataagaagaagaagaagaaagctGGGGCTCCAACGAAGAGCTCAAAGGCTGCGGCAAACGAGGATGATCTTCTGGCTATTATCACTAAGCGCCAGCAGGACCGTGGTGCGGGCTTCCTTGCTCGTTTGGAGGAGAAGTACGCGCAGCCTGGGAAGAAGCGTGGTGTCGATGATGAACCTTCAGAGGAAGCTTTTGCTGCTGTTGGGGCTCGGAGGGGGACAAAGCCTAAATCGAAGAGAGCTAAGGCTTGAATCAAGGTCTTTGTTTCCTCCTGAAGCATTTATGTGTCATGTCCAAGCGTTTATCATGTGGGGTTTAATAAGAGTTTTGTTAATTGCATACGATACCTTTTTATCCTTCTAGCCATCACACTGCTATGAGAAAAAGACATCCAGAAAGACCTTACTCAAAAGTCATGGCAGAAGAATCTGGGCATACAGCCACTCGACGTGGCTACAATAAGAAGCCTCACCTTAAGCGTTTTAAGTCTTCTTTGAAGCTTCCATTTGGTCCTCTCCTTGGTTACAACAGATTGGGCAACAGCCTCTTGCTTCCCCCATTACTGTAATTCCTATAACACTGAGATCACTATATATGGATCCATGGAGTAATTTCCCAAGTTGAGAAATGGACTCGGAATAgggagattttttttttttaagcaTAGCCTAGAGAATCTTTGTGAAGATCAACTCGTCGGGGGTGCATGAACTAGAATTAGCAACTGTCCTATACCAAGACATGTTCTTAGTCGCCACCTTTGCTTAATTCTGTATCCTACGAGGGGATACCTAACTAACTAGGTAGGTTATTTCAACAGTGATACTCATTTGACCTTGTGTTAGGATTTGGCATTAGCTCACCGCAGTCCCACCATGTTAAAGCGAGAACATTGAATCAACCTTGATCACGTCTGGCTGATAGAGTAGGAAAATGAACTCTTCGAATGAGCTTGAAATCAAATACATTCAACATGGCATGATCGTAATGCGTAatgatgtacaacatagcgAAGAACATTGCACCGCGGGGCACGACACATGAAGAATCTAGACATGCAGCCACTGTGGCTGGAGGAAGCAGCCTCCCCTTGGGCTCCTTCTCCCAATCGTGGGGTTTTTGTTCTCTTTCCATTCTGTTCTTTTTCTGTTAACCCCAAGTCCAACTAGTGAAGCGATTATGTGAAAACAAGCGGTCAACAAGTGGTCGGAGTTTTAGTCGCCATCGGTACAATAACGGCCTGTATCCCTCGCCTGGCAAGCTGGATGTGCATATGAACGTTGGATAGTTGTTACCAGATAACCCAGATCTTGCAACTAACCGCTTGATGTTGCAGGGGACTGCTCAAATTCCTTGATCAATTTTCCTCGGACGCCCCTTGTCGGCCCCACAAGCCTGACAGCGACGAGTCTGAAGTTCTCCACAGCGGAGGCGGTGTCCACGCCATGTCGTACCACACTGGTCCAATTTCTCCCACGCAACAACTGCAGAGCTTGGATGATCGATCGAAAATATCAACAATAAACGAGAAACCAGGGCTAAGCCGTTCTCTGCAGAAACTGCTGATTGCCCCGCAGTCTAAGAGTACGTGCGGGACAACCTATTCGCCCAAAGGCGGAACCCGCAGCCCAGTCGACCCACTCATTTCCTCACCTTTACGCATCTGTTCTTCAGATATGGCATCTGCCCCAAGCTCGCCAGAGAGGCCCACAGCCGAGTGCGAGGCTTTTCCTCGTAGATCATCTGACCAGGTTGTTGACACTATCCGCTCAACTACGGGTAGCATTGACAATAATGCAAAATCCGATGTCACTTCTACAACTATAGAGCAACCACACGCCAAAAAGCGATTTATGCAGGCTCGAGATAGGTCTCAGAGTCGCAAGAGTGTGGCTGCCATGATGTCTGGCTGTCTCTTCCCGAGAAGCTTTTCCCGTGGCAGAGACAGAGACTCATCACGGGGATCTTCCCAGCGTGGATCATCCCTCGACTCCCACTCTGCTTCTTCACCTGAGCGGGGTCGCCCAGGTTCCTCTAACAGTCATTCTCTTCACGTCAATATTTTAACGCCCACTCCTCTAGGGTCAGGGAAGGGGAAATCGCTCAACATACACGAAATATTCAACAAGTCAGATGACGCTTTGGCCAAACCCCATGGAAGTTTGCCTGATTATATTAAACCGGCAGCCGTGGAGGAGGAAGGGGAGCGACTAGCCAAAGATGTCTTCGATCGCGACAAGAACATGATTGAAAGCAGTGAAGATGAAGCCAACGAGACGTCGAGTGACGAAGACAGCACTCTGGACGGTGTACGAGGCcgcaagaaaaaaaaggactcGGACATTACATCTATAACGCCAAGCGACTTTGTGAAAGCCAAGGCCGAAGATTCCAAGCACTCTGAAGGACGTAGGTTGCCTTCTCGGGACTTCTGTGAAATCGGGCATCCAAAATGCTAATATCACATTGTATAGCAAAATCTTCAGAGCCCCCAGGTGGACGACAGGAGAAGAAACCGCGAAAATCTGCTTTGAAAGCTGTGGTCCATCCACGGACCAGTTTTGACATCCCCACCCCCCGTGTGCAGTCAGTGGCTGGCACACCTTACGGCTCAGAGGATGAAGCCGAGATCGGTGACATCCATCGTGCCCAAAAGCTAAGCATTTCCATGTCAGCTATCGATAACGGTGTTCACAACCGATCCATCCGAACAATTGTCCGCGGAAACTTCTCAAGTCCGCAGGATCAAGGTGATGGGAGCCGTCATCGCCGTCGGAAGTATTTAATCGCAACCGATCTGAGTGAAGAGTCGGTCTATGCCCTCGAGTGGACTATAGGGACGGTTCTCAGAGATGGAGACACAATTTTTGCCATCTATGCCATGCACGAGGACTCCACTACTGCGTCAGCGGTGCAAGTTGGCGAGGGAGCCAAAGTGATGAAAGATGCAACGGCTGTCATTGGCACCCAG
Above is a window of Penicillium digitatum chromosome 2, complete sequence DNA encoding:
- a CDS encoding Molecular chaperone, heat shock protein, Hsp40, DnaJ → MVKNAKRESHASDEEMPSIEEDLYKVLGVASDATPEAIKTAYKKSALRNHPDKVSEEARADANAKFQRIALAYGVLSDERRRNVYDRTGSTDEAFGEDGDFNWMDFYREQLSAMLDSRAISDFQKKYQNSDEERKDLLAAYETHEGNMDAIYDTVMLSNVLDDDERFRGIIDQAIADEEVTDFQQYSKESEKKKQQRVKKAQREAREAEKLGKEIEDKKKKKKAGAPTKSSKAAANEDDLLAIITKRQQDRGAGFLARLEEKYAQPGKKRGVDDEPSEEAFAAVGARRGTKPKSKRAKA
- a CDS encoding Universal stress protein A; this translates as MASAPSSPERPTAECEAFPRRSSDQVVDTIRSTTGSIDNNAKSDVTSTTIEQPHAKKRFMQARDRSQSRKSVAAMMSGCLFPRSFSRGRDRDSSRGSSQRGSSLDSHSASSPERGRPGSSNSHSLHVNILTPTPLGSGKGKSLNIHEIFNKSDDALAKPHGSLPDYIKPAAVEEEGERLAKDVFDRDKNMIESSEDEANETSSDEDSTLDGVRGRKKKKDSDITSITPSDFVKAKAEDSKHSEGPKSSEPPGGRQEKKPRKSALKAVVHPRTSFDIPTPRVQSVAGTPYGSEDEAEIGDIHRAQKLSISMSAIDNGVHNRSIRTIVRGNFSSPQDQGDGSRHRRRKYLIATDLSEESVYALEWTIGTVLRDGDTIFAIYAMHEDSTTASAVQVGEGAKVMKDATAVIGTQTKEANQNYGSRTILGLLGSGTASRTHSVDSRASSIAEAERVRAVETVSQTCVKLLRKTVLQVRIAVEVIHCKNPKSMITEAIDELEPTLVVVGARGQSALKGVLLGSFSNYLLSSSSVPVMVARRKLKRHTTKDKLKGTTNVRLSNNLITPKSLAQAKVD